The Candidatus Pantoea soli genome window below encodes:
- a CDS encoding 2OG-Fe(II)-dependent halogenase WelO5 family protein: MAIFNQIRIINPQMYVESTWLDDIVTARVPLLVLRNFLTPEARCAVVADLQQCREQVRVSHYPNGALTTLGPYLAKHTAAPENYFTELRDIQPALPASLHHLRADVYEWVRHALRLESLQTASEPALGEYAGSIVRFHAHGVANPLHNDNIVRDAAGSDLAVTHILHQLSCVVCLQECNAGGALRIFNKKWQPADEHFKTPGELGYQRGVLAESETCEFAPRSGDIYLFNPAFYHEIDRVEGDTRITMGFFFGLTDKKMKHAIAWS; the protein is encoded by the coding sequence ATGGCCATTTTTAATCAGATTCGCATTATCAACCCGCAGATGTACGTGGAGAGCACCTGGCTGGATGACATCGTGACCGCACGCGTGCCGCTGCTGGTGCTGCGCAACTTCCTGACTCCGGAAGCCCGGTGCGCGGTGGTGGCGGATTTACAGCAGTGTCGCGAACAGGTGCGGGTATCGCACTACCCGAATGGCGCGCTGACCACGCTCGGCCCTTATCTGGCAAAACACACTGCCGCCCCGGAAAACTATTTTACCGAGCTGCGCGATATCCAGCCCGCGCTGCCGGCATCACTGCATCATCTGCGCGCCGACGTCTATGAGTGGGTGCGCCATGCGCTGCGTCTGGAAAGCCTGCAAACCGCCAGCGAACCCGCGCTGGGTGAGTATGCCGGTTCCATTGTGCGCTTCCACGCGCACGGCGTCGCCAATCCGCTGCATAACGACAACATTGTGCGCGATGCTGCCGGCAGCGACCTGGCAGTGACGCACATTCTGCATCAGCTGAGCTGCGTGGTGTGCCTGCAGGAGTGCAACGCAGGCGGTGCGCTGCGCATCTTCAATAAAAAATGGCAACCCGCTGACGAGCATTTCAAAACGCCGGGCGAGCTGGGCTACCAGCGTGGCGTGCTGGCGGAGAGCGAAACCTGCGAATTCGCGCCGCGCAGCGGGGATATCTATCTGTTTAATCCGGCGTTTTATCACGAGATTGATCGCGTGGAAGGCGATACGCGTATCACCATGGGCTTTTTCTTTGGCCTGACCGACAAAAAAATGAAGCACGCCATTGCCTGGAGCTAA
- a CDS encoding YceK/YidQ family lipoprotein: protein MKMMKRFPLTGLLICCACAASGCSSVMSHTGASQGYYPGTRASAALLTDDQSSWAIKPLALIDLPFSAVMDTLLLPWDYFRADDDKTLDSPRERVLQSEKLAGTEASLATAAAMPGH, encoded by the coding sequence ATGAAGATGATGAAACGCTTTCCGCTTACGGGCCTGCTGATTTGCTGCGCCTGCGCTGCCTCGGGTTGTTCCAGCGTGATGTCTCATACCGGCGCCAGTCAGGGCTACTATCCCGGTACGCGCGCCAGCGCGGCGTTGCTGACCGACGATCAATCCAGCTGGGCGATAAAACCGCTGGCGCTGATCGATCTGCCGTTTTCAGCCGTGATGGATACGCTGCTGCTGCCGTGGGATTATTTCCGCGCCGATGACGACAAAACCCTCGATTCGCCGCGCGAGCGGGTGCTGCAAAGTGAAAAGCTGGCTGGCACCGAAGCCAGCCTCGCCACCGCAGCCGCTATGCCCGGGCACTGA
- the ibpA gene encoding small heat shock chaperone IbpA yields MRNFDLSPLYRSAIGFDRLFNLLESGQNQANGGYPPYNVELVDENHYRITIAVAGFAQSELDITAHDNMLVVRGAHPEEQQERKYLYQGIAERNFERKFQLADHIVVRDARLELGLLSIDLERIVPEEAKPRRIEILK; encoded by the coding sequence ATGCGTAATTTTGATCTCTCTCCGCTTTATCGTTCTGCTATCGGTTTCGACCGCCTGTTCAACCTGCTTGAGTCCGGTCAGAACCAGGCAAACGGAGGCTATCCTCCTTACAACGTCGAACTGGTCGATGAGAACCACTATCGCATCACCATCGCCGTAGCAGGATTTGCCCAGAGCGAGTTAGACATCACTGCCCACGACAACATGCTGGTGGTGCGCGGCGCGCATCCTGAGGAACAACAGGAACGTAAGTACCTGTACCAGGGCATCGCCGAGCGCAACTTTGAGCGCAAATTCCAGCTGGCCGATCACATCGTGGTGCGCGATGCGCGTCTCGAACTGGGTCTGTTAAGCATTGATCTGGAACGCATCGTCCCTGAAGAGGCGAAACCGCGCCGGATTGAAATCCTGAAATAA
- a CDS encoding class II glutamine amidotransferase, giving the protein MCRMILAHGQFDAAAVLDAARAMSCGETACHEGPIKQHPNGWGCLWLEQGHIRTLHGTGRFADALPDIDVDRLQHSRFLAVHVRHATLSKNQGIAFSHPLSRTSGETQWYMMHNGFLPTVYAQLGMAASQFDSAEYLEYIVDRITPADFTRDYLRAKMAQVAPGGSAANAIFVTRHKAWAWQWHPHDTPYPDYFTLHRCQQSNRIYIASEPVSALGTASEWHRMSNHELHEIPFGE; this is encoded by the coding sequence ATGTGCAGAATGATTCTGGCACACGGCCAGTTTGACGCCGCTGCGGTACTGGATGCGGCGCGCGCCATGAGCTGCGGCGAAACTGCCTGTCACGAAGGCCCCATCAAACAACACCCCAACGGCTGGGGCTGCCTGTGGCTGGAGCAGGGGCACATCCGCACCCTGCATGGCACCGGCAGGTTCGCCGATGCGCTGCCGGATATCGATGTTGATCGCCTGCAGCACAGCCGTTTTCTGGCAGTGCATGTCCGCCACGCCACGCTGAGCAAAAATCAGGGCATCGCTTTTTCGCATCCGCTTTCCCGCACCAGCGGTGAGACACAGTGGTACATGATGCATAACGGTTTTCTGCCCACCGTATATGCGCAGCTGGGCATGGCGGCCTCGCAGTTTGATTCCGCAGAGTATCTGGAATACATCGTCGACCGCATTACGCCTGCAGACTTCACGCGTGATTACCTGCGCGCAAAGATGGCGCAGGTTGCCCCCGGCGGCAGCGCGGCCAATGCCATTTTTGTTACCCGGCACAAGGCCTGGGCATGGCAGTGGCACCCGCACGACACGCCCTATCCCGACTATTTCACCCTGCATCGTTGCCAGCAGAGCAACCGCATTTACATCGCTTCTGAACCTGTTTCAGCACTGGGCACGGCGTCTGAATGGCACCGTATGAGCAACCATGAACTTCATGAAATTCCTTTTGGAGAGTGA
- a CDS encoding EamA family transporter has translation MSVKDMMLALCVVVAWGVNFVVIKLGLQGMPPFLLAGLRFSLVAFPAIFFVKRPQIPLRWLVVYGMTISFGQFAFLFLAIKLGMPAGLASLVLQAQAFFTLLLGALLLAEKLRWNHIVGILVATLGMFMLATAGMEGQTTAGITLTTMMLTLAAALSWGLGNITNKIILRNRKVPVMSLVVWSALVPVGPFFACSWWFDGEAAMVSSLMGISLQTVLALIYLAFVATIVGYAIWGNLLSRYETWRVAPLSLLVPVVGILSAALVLDETLSAQEVLGASVIILGLLVNVFGGMVSQRFLVRT, from the coding sequence ATGTCTGTTAAAGATATGATGCTGGCGCTGTGCGTGGTCGTGGCATGGGGCGTGAACTTTGTTGTGATCAAACTCGGCCTGCAGGGTATGCCACCTTTTTTACTGGCAGGCCTGCGTTTTAGCCTGGTGGCGTTTCCGGCCATCTTTTTTGTGAAGCGGCCGCAGATACCGCTGCGCTGGCTGGTGGTGTACGGCATGACCATCAGCTTCGGGCAGTTTGCTTTTCTGTTCCTCGCCATCAAGCTGGGCATGCCTGCCGGGCTGGCTTCGCTGGTGCTGCAGGCGCAGGCTTTCTTTACGCTGCTGCTGGGTGCGCTGCTGCTGGCGGAAAAACTGCGCTGGAACCATATCGTCGGTATCCTCGTGGCCACGCTTGGCATGTTCATGCTGGCCACCGCCGGTATGGAGGGCCAGACAACGGCTGGTATTACGCTGACCACCATGATGCTGACGCTGGCGGCGGCGCTGTCCTGGGGGCTGGGAAATATCACCAACAAGATCATTCTGCGCAACCGCAAGGTGCCGGTGATGTCGCTGGTGGTGTGGAGCGCGCTGGTGCCGGTGGGGCCGTTTTTTGCCTGCTCGTGGTGGTTTGACGGCGAAGCGGCCATGGTCAGCAGCCTGATGGGTATTTCGCTGCAGACCGTGCTGGCTCTGATTTATCTGGCGTTTGTTGCCACTATCGTGGGATACGCCATCTGGGGCAATCTACTCAGCCGCTATGAAACCTGGCGCGTGGCACCGTTATCCCTGCTGGTACCGGTGGTTGGCATCCTCAGCGCCGCCCTGGTGCTGGATGAAACCTTGTCCGCTCAGGAGGTGCTGGGCGCCTCTGTCATCATTCTCGGCCTGCTGGTGAACGTGTTCGGCGGCATGGTGAGTCAGCGCTTTCTGGTAAGAACCTGA
- a CDS encoding YbaK/EbsC family protein, with protein MTTYDKVIALLDTHQARYRVVEHEALGQTEAISALRGNALHQAAKAMVLEVAMPEGAAPRFLLAIVPGDCKINFKSAARAIGGRKSGFAAPEQAQALTQCVMGAVPPFSFDDRLALCVDARLSEVGTLWFNAGALDRSVALDVNDYFRIVGDACQADIATPVTAAA; from the coding sequence ATGACAACCTACGACAAAGTTATCGCGTTACTGGATACGCATCAGGCCCGCTATCGCGTGGTGGAGCACGAGGCGCTGGGGCAGACGGAAGCCATCAGTGCCCTGCGCGGCAATGCGCTGCATCAGGCGGCGAAAGCGATGGTGCTGGAAGTGGCGATGCCGGAGGGGGCCGCCCCGCGCTTCCTGCTGGCGATTGTCCCCGGCGACTGCAAAATCAATTTCAAGAGCGCGGCGCGTGCCATCGGCGGCCGGAAATCAGGTTTTGCCGCGCCGGAACAGGCGCAGGCGCTGACGCAGTGCGTAATGGGTGCGGTGCCGCCGTTTAGTTTTGATGACCGGCTGGCGCTGTGCGTCGACGCCCGGCTGAGCGAAGTCGGTACGCTGTGGTTTAACGCCGGCGCGCTGGATCGTTCGGTGGCGCTGGATGTAAATGATTACTTCCGGATAGTGGGTGACGCCTGTCAGGCTGATATTGCGACACCGGTAACCGCGGCGGCCTGA
- a CDS encoding DUF3748 domain-containing protein, translating into MSEKQLTFAQRHHQLTNINVWTADSQWLAFDVRPSGASFTGLTIERVQVTTGAVEVLYQARDGAHVGVVTVSPDLPPRYVCIHGPEHPDAHWHYDFHHRRGVIVQQGIAENLDACDITAPYTPGALRGGSHVHVFSPDGSRLSFTYNDHVMHERDPREDLRNVGVAVPLHPVSPPKQHPREYAGSHYCVLVSQTQRDPRPGSDEIDRAYEECWIGDRGYQKADGSWQRWAIAFIGDTRNAQGEKVPEVFVVDLPDALADYARAGTAPLEGTPEQLPAPPAGVRQRRITHTHGLALQPRHWLRASPDGSAIAFLLADEQGVIQLWTVAPDGGAPRQITRLHSSIQSAFSWQPAGDAVAFVCDNSVMRCEVATGHCTRLTPRSALPPCGDAVVWSPDGEQIAYMREIDGWRQLFCVSARA; encoded by the coding sequence ATGTCAGAAAAACAACTCACTTTTGCACAGCGCCATCATCAACTGACCAATATCAATGTCTGGACCGCCGACAGCCAGTGGCTGGCGTTTGACGTCCGGCCTTCCGGCGCCTCATTTACTGGCCTGACGATTGAGCGCGTTCAGGTGACCACCGGCGCGGTGGAGGTGCTGTATCAGGCGCGCGACGGTGCGCATGTGGGGGTGGTGACGGTGAGTCCCGATCTGCCGCCGCGCTATGTCTGTATTCACGGCCCTGAACATCCGGATGCTCACTGGCACTACGATTTTCACCACCGGCGCGGGGTGATTGTGCAGCAGGGTATCGCGGAAAACCTTGATGCCTGCGATATTACCGCGCCCTATACGCCCGGTGCGCTGCGCGGGGGGTCCCATGTGCACGTATTCAGTCCGGACGGATCACGCCTGAGTTTCACCTATAACGATCACGTTATGCACGAGCGCGACCCGCGTGAGGATCTGCGCAATGTGGGCGTGGCGGTTCCGCTGCATCCGGTGTCCCCGCCAAAACAGCATCCGCGTGAGTACGCGGGCAGCCATTACTGTGTGCTGGTGAGCCAGACACAGCGCGACCCGCGCCCGGGCAGCGATGAGATTGACCGTGCTTATGAGGAGTGCTGGATCGGCGACCGCGGCTATCAGAAAGCAGACGGCAGCTGGCAGCGCTGGGCGATTGCGTTTATTGGCGATACGCGTAACGCCCAGGGAGAGAAGGTACCGGAAGTGTTTGTGGTGGATTTACCCGACGCGCTGGCGGATTACGCCCGCGCCGGCACTGCGCCGCTCGAGGGGACGCCGGAGCAGCTGCCGGCTCCGCCCGCCGGTGTCCGGCAACGGCGCATTACGCACACGCACGGCCTGGCGCTGCAGCCGCGCCACTGGCTGCGCGCGTCGCCGGACGGCAGCGCGATTGCCTTTTTACTGGCAGATGAACAGGGTGTGATTCAGCTCTGGACCGTGGCACCCGACGGCGGTGCGCCACGTCAGATCACCCGGTTGCACAGCAGTATTCAGTCTGCGTTCAGCTGGCAGCCAGCCGGAGACGCGGTGGCGTTTGTTTGTGACAACAGCGTGATGCGCTGTGAAGTCGCCACGGGTCACTGCACGCGTCTGACACCGCGCAGCGCACTGCCGCCGTGCGGCGATGCGGTGGTGTGGTCACCGGACGGTGAGCAGATCGCCTATATGCGGGAGATCGACGGCTGGCGTCAGCTGTTCTGCGTCAGTGCCCGGGCATAG